The following proteins are encoded in a genomic region of Lactiplantibacillus plantarum:
- a CDS encoding glutathione peroxidase, producing the protein MAESVYDFTETEMSGAPLDLSQYRGQVLLIVNTASNCGLAPQFKGLEELYQKYQQEGLVVLGLPSNQFHQEKADDDEIHDYCQRHYGVTFPMTKRVMVNGDDADPLFTYLKQAAGHGRIKWNFTKFLIGRDGRVLERYAPTTRPATFEAAIRDALADRSEN; encoded by the coding sequence ATGGCAGAATCAGTGTATGATTTTACAGAAACTGAGATGAGTGGTGCGCCACTTGACTTGTCACAATATCGCGGTCAGGTCTTGCTAATCGTGAATACGGCTAGCAACTGTGGCCTGGCGCCACAGTTTAAAGGATTAGAAGAACTTTATCAGAAGTATCAGCAGGAGGGCCTAGTGGTCTTGGGATTGCCATCCAATCAATTTCATCAAGAAAAGGCGGATGACGATGAGATCCATGACTATTGTCAACGGCACTACGGGGTAACGTTCCCCATGACCAAACGGGTGATGGTTAATGGTGATGACGCTGATCCGTTATTTACTTACCTCAAACAGGCGGCGGGACATGGCCGAATCAAGTGGAATTTCACAAAATTCCTGATTGGTCGTGATGGCCGTGTGCTCGAACGCTATGCCCCAACGACACGGCCGGCAACATTTGAAGCAGCGATTCGTGATGCCTTGGCTGATCGTTCAGAAAATTAA
- a CDS encoding ECF transporter S component: MKWVKSWYLNDIILLALIGIFFGAIFMGTNFVYNILSAALTPFGLSGLANELLLGLWCMPGMLAGYLIRLKGSATLGELLAATVEMFFGGQWGITTLISGVVQGFGAELGYIVTGYKHYDWLGLTAAAATTTVVTFGWDLARNGYYKLQLWLLILYVVVRFISMFVFGGLLTKTITDLLDRSHVLKSTH, translated from the coding sequence ATGAAATGGGTTAAATCATGGTACTTGAACGATATTATTTTACTGGCACTAATTGGTATTTTCTTTGGTGCCATCTTTATGGGGACTAATTTTGTTTATAACATTTTAAGTGCGGCCCTGACACCATTTGGTCTAAGCGGTCTGGCTAATGAACTACTACTTGGCTTATGGTGCATGCCCGGCATGTTAGCTGGCTACCTCATTCGACTAAAGGGTTCGGCAACGCTAGGTGAGCTCCTCGCAGCAACCGTCGAAATGTTTTTCGGTGGTCAATGGGGAATCACCACATTGATTTCTGGTGTCGTGCAAGGATTTGGGGCCGAACTAGGTTATATCGTCACTGGCTACAAACACTATGACTGGTTAGGCTTAACGGCTGCGGCCGCAACAACTACTGTGGTCACCTTTGGCTGGGACCTTGCCCGTAATGGTTACTATAAATTACAGCTATGGCTCTTGATTTTATACGTGGTCGTTCGCTTTATTTCGATGTTTGTTTTCGGGGGTCTGTTAACTAAAACCATCACGGACCTACTTGATCGCAGTCATGTTTTAAAATCAACGCATTAA